The genomic stretch aggagttcttgtactttttcgaaacctcaaagagtcctctgaccaatgtctttggtctcatatcaaaatgattttccatgctccttgtgtgtccttttgaaaaaagtgactttttgttgactttgaaaatgacctgtaatgtcttggttcatatttttcaaatggtgaatctaatgaccatgggaccaattgaatttgaaagataattgaatttccttcgaaatgagctttggtttgaattttttggatgaaggatgagagagttatgaccagtcaaagtttagttgactttttaggagaaaaccctaattttgaaacttagggttttgttgatttttgatctttccttgatgaattatgatcaaccaatgatcaaatgatgaatcttttgacaaaatatggatgttgacaaaaaatttcatttttgactgtctgttgactttttggtcaaacgggtcgtctgttgactgtttgagctgctgactgtgcgtctgagtgaattgaagtttgaaaatttgtatggtggtactttgagatatatggaggtccatgaaatccatttgaggtctcaaaaacttgttctcatgaaaaaaaacaagaaaccctagttagggactgtttgtgtaggagacagttaaacgtacctgatttttgtgcagtgctgagtctctgctaatcatgtgatattcagaagacttctagaacaaaaatcttggaattttgaaatgcaaaagattgatttgattgatggtacaaaacacggtgaattgcactgtcagcggttttgaTTGTCTACTGAtcgttcaggtattaatgtagcagttaaggtgaaaatccaacagtcaaagttaatatttttgttgtttttgttttgtgttaatgagaaaaatttatttacatgagttgttagaaaaacacagacataataaataaataatatatactgtatgcgagcaaaattaccgataataaccctgaaaaacatttaatgcacagaaaaatagatatttaactggcagaaaacacacaaaacattatcttaataattaagcaacagtacgacagatagtacgacatttaatactgacagtacaaatattacatactataatgaacagtacgacaagtgaacggtacgttattaaaaaataaaagatacgacaaactttaagaacgacgattaataacccaagctacaaataataacatgtagatgattgggagcgtaAACATctcaggtccacatttttcaggactatgcagacagaagaaggacatgattaccaccacgacggtgatgaccataagaaaacacgtttccatccgcttcgccattttgccggggaagaagagagaacgaatatgaagtagaaatttgagagatgagttagaatttgatgtgagattttatggaaaaaatgagaggtatttatagagtgaaaagaaggatagagacgttggggaatgaagtgattccgtacaaaaaggaaaatttgagtggaagtaagatttgaaagaaagtgtatgatagtgttggaaaaaagagagatgtatagaataaagttaggatttgatttttgaaagaaagagatttgaaaagaaaggaaaagattttgaaaataatggaatatagtacaaaaattggtgggaaacaaaaattaataataatttacttgttaccagtacagtctaaacccccggactctgcgcctgcaaaagatttaactctgtaccaattgcgtcagtactatttatctgtaaataaatctcaaataaatagcgtgtgtgaagtaataaacagtacttggcgtttgtgtaagaataaattcaacagcgagccaaagtaccgtataagaaaaattctaaaaaccaagtattcataaatcaggatataaaaatccaagattatatgaaactcttaatttttagattgaagttttcttgaaaaaaagatgcgggcaaattttggggtataacagggaGGATAGAATGGTGTTGAAGTTGTAATATATGGATGGATAAAATGATGATAATATGGAAATGGATTTACGGCTGGTGGAGCAGAAATGGGAGAAATAGGAGTGGATGTAGGATAAAATGATGATTGTAGTAAGAATATGCAATGAAAGGGAGATTGAGTGCattaatgaaagcaccaatgttaggaTGCTACTTTAGAACCCTAACAACTAAAGAAAATCTAAGAGAACAAAAAGAGACAAGTAAAATAAACTAAGAAAATTAAAGACTTTTCATTTCATTCATTGATAtctcaaatgtgtcaaagacactacattatataacatccataatggataataaaactaaaatccCAAATACAATTAGagtcaataataaaaacaataatactaataataatattaataaataatactatAAATACTATTATACCCCTCTAACACTAACCTTCAAATATCCAACAGATTCCAACTCTGGCATCATAATACTCTCATCTTCTAATTTTTGTTCATCATCCCATATGAAAAAATTACATGTTTTACCACTCCACCAATTTGGACATTTCCAAAAAATCCTTCCTTTATTTTGCCCCTCTTGCATTGGTAAAAAAACATACGACTGTCACAACCACGTAAATTTCCAGATCAAGATTTTATACCTTTGAATGATTTACTCTTCAAATGCGACATTGAAATGAAACAGGACAACAACAATGAGTGTTAAGGTTGTTTTCTTCTTCCCGACGATATCGACGGAGTTGGTGTTAGGGTTCTTTCTTTTATAAGTGGAAGAATGGTACTAagtgtttaatatatatatatatatatatatatatatatatatatatatatatatatatatatatatatatatatatatatatatatatatatatatatatatatatatatatatatatatatatatatatatatatatatatatatatatatatagggagcatatcaagtgagagcctttttaaatgagagatgagaggaataaataccaaccattggattcatcaagagagagaatgttaatgcattaatgtggctattaatttctcactcttgatgaatccaatggttgatatttgttcctcccatctctcatttaaaaatactctcacttgatatgctccatatatatatatatatatatatatatatatatatatatatatatatatatatatatatatatatatatatatatatatatatatatatatatatatatatatatatatatatatatatatatatatatatatatatatatatatatatatatatatatatttccaatGTGTAACAATGGTTTTACAAAAGAGTCGTAGTGATAtccctattattttttaattatatataaatataattgaaaAGACGTGCATTAACACAAAAGGGATAAACTATTTGAGGGAGCAAAGGACAAACCCAAGAAAGATGGACTGTATCACCATGGTTATGCAATTAACCTTAATTATAACcttaaatttttcataaaaaagaaaaaatgtttAACGCATTAGTTTAGCAATGTCACTACAGCTTTGGGGCGAACCGTGGTGACTTTGGCGTTGTTGTTTGCATGTTTTGTAGTAGTGCATACTTCTATTTCAAATCCTTGATTAATTTGTATCCTTTTCCTACAACTTACTTCTTTGGATGTGTCACTCTGATCTTTTTGAATAGCCAACACTGTCAAATCTCCGTGGCGTTAATCACTAATTCCTTAATTACAAGCAACACCGATGAATTTTCTCTCAACAATTTCAAGAGATCTTACACACCTAATGCCCCACTTTCTCAACAACACTCGAATAAAATATCACACACTTGGTGCAAAAATATCTTACTTTCTTTCATAGGAGCAATAACTTCTCTTATCCTCTATGCAACTTTAGTGAACCCTTCCATCACCCATTTTCCATTGCGTTATTCTGACTCGAACATCGCGGAATACATCAAATTAACTGGTACTATTGATTAATTTATGGGCCTTAATAAAAAGTACTAGAACTTGACTAACATTCACTGCTAGAATAAATTCCCCGTCTACACACGAAGATTGAGAATATGACCAACACCTATCAAAAGATATATATGCAGGAGCCACACGTCTGTGATCATAAGACTGTAAAACATCCAGGATTTCCTAATGCTGGTTGCAATTAATCCAAATTAGTCTGAGAATACTTGGTTCCTGTCGTTATACTTCATTCCAAGTCCTCTACAGTGTTCTGAGCCACTCATGGGGTTTTGTTGACAAAAATTTTTAACCAACTAAAGAATTAATACTATTAAAGAACTTTGAATTATCAATGAGACAACACTTACCTAGAGCAACACCCTGATCCCCGACTAGACATAGAAtaagaaaattaagaaaataaactcAACCAATTAGAGTATCACACATGAATTGTCACTcataaaaaaaccaaaaccaaGTATTCTTTAGGAAATACGCAACGGAACAACAAATAAGTTTGACATAGAAGTCTCATCATCTGCAGAATAACTAAAATGGGGTTAACAACtccaaaatgaaataaaacatgCAATAAGAACAACAAAAGAATATCTTGTCCccggtgttacatatcagagcgactccACTAAAGAACCGAATGAATAAGTGACAACGGAGGCATTGAATCCTTCCTCTACCTCAATCAGCTACCCCTTAACCTGCTCGTCTATATCCTATAGGAGCACAAACACCACAATAAAAAAAAGGGTGAGAATACACTCAAAGTATGTTAGAGGTGTAAGACAAACCAAGGGTAGCATAATCAAATAATCATAAAATACACATGTTATTCATAACCATCATCATTCACATCAAGTAGTCTCAACCATTCAACAACATCATGATTATTCAATTACATGTGCAGACATGTATGTAAATGAACTCCACACCTCGAATCTAAATACATGAGCTACTATTATGGACAACACAGGTCCAAACTCGCCCCCGATTCCCTTTTCGTAACCAGAGCACACCAATTATCTAGTAATCTCATTTTAGCAACGCTTCACCTATTCCTCAATGGAATCATCTACTTTCTCTGAATCCACTCCTCTAGACCAGAGAACACCAAAATAGAACCGAAGTTTTTACACCATAATGCACGGCCTCAACAATAACATGCATGTATAAATATGCACAATCAGCCCTTTTTTTGATAGTATACATCGCCAATAAGGCCACCTTAAGATAACAAGTATGATACGCACATGTTCAATCATACATCCCCATTCATATTGTGCAAGTAATTCACATACACACATAAATCTCTAATTaatcttataataattaatagCAAAACAATCAATCATCAACACATCATGCCCGTTCATAtaattttcaattattatttcataaacaacAATAGTTCCCACTTTTGAACTACACACCTCAACGCACGTAATCACAATTATGTGCACATCATATAATTATTTCACAGCCGCATTTCATAACCGCcacaatttatttaattattatttcaccTTTATAATAACTTACAACATAACAACATATCACACGTATTTATAAAATTACATCTCACcataacatataatcatatgatCATTCATAAAGTTCATCAAATATCTAAAACATCACCATAACAGTTAACTTCCTTTCATTAAAGTTAATCATATATACATAATTAACTTCCAAAGACAACACCATGAGGTATTACTATGcattagctttccaacacttcaaaCTGGGCCTTATTTGGAGTCGCGTAGCTCTAGTTATGGTCAAAATAACAAGTGAGCCAATCAATTGCTATAACGGACCAATCAATTGTTGTTAACATTCTGTTTCATTGAGTTTTCACATCTCAAAGAGGACCAATCTATTACACCACGTAATCAATCAATTGGTCCATATATTTTGGACAAAAATCCAAGTTTTAAAAGGAACCAATTGATTACCTATGTATATCAATTGATTAGTTTATCAGTTCTGTCCAAAAATTCtggtttttaaaagaaaaaccaaTCGACGACATTCGTATACCAATCGATTGCTCAATGTAACTTTTCTAGAAATATCACATTTCAGCAATTTTAACCACTTTTAAGCCCCACCCAAACATGCCCTAACATACCTAAACAACTTATTTCGACAATCTAACATCATACACCATCTTCCTAATATTACCACATAATATACACCTTAATTAACATACGATTTCACCGATATCCTCATCAACAAAAAAATCACCATGAGAATCATCTTCACGTTTATCATCACCGATACAACATATCAACTATCAACATCATGATCAGAATTAAtcacataaaaatcataaattCCAAAACATATATTCAGTaacaacaacacataatcaattcacaacaagaatcatcatcatcaattattcATAATCATAAACAAAGTTCTTAAAACAGAACAATGGAGGAAAAATATATAAGATGGTGAGGATCCCTCTCTACCCCCATCATGCAATACATCCATAGAAGAGCAACCTCCCTTTTACCTGAATTTCCAATAAAGCAAGCTCTGCAACAATGGATTTTTCTCATTCTCCCTCAATCCCTATGTTGTCTCTTTTGTCTCTTTCTCTAATTCTCCAAAATTCTATGTGAAATTCTGGCACTTGCAATACAGATGTCAAGATAGATGtctcaacacaaacacaatgtCAGGACAAATGTTATAACACCACCTGCTGACAGAAAACACTTGCTAAAATAAAAGATTATGCAGAAAGTAACTTGCAGAAAGATAAACAATATAATCAATTGTTAACTCAGTTCGATGCAACtcacctactttgggggctaccaagccaagaaggaaatccattataatagtattagttcaaaacCTAAACAGTCTCAGTTTACAACTTATCATCTAATCACTACTTTTACGAAATTTCTACCTAGaaacctcctagatatgagaatcCCTTCTCACTTGCTACTATCACCTTAATGATTAAAATAGTTACAATCCTATCAATTGTACCAAAGAACCAAATAGAAGATTATCCTTCCAATAAATAATACTtggtcttgcttaaaagcttcaaccaagaacaatactcaattCCTTGCTTAAAAGCTCACGAGTGAGAACAATCAGTTTACCTTTTGATACAATGTTAACCGAGTTGACATTTTTTGTTGCATTTGCCTATATGAAATTCAAGTAGATAGAGAATTTATGGGTATTAGATAAGCTGCCACAATTTTTTATTTAGGAATGGTTATGTCCAAAAGTGATTTTGATTAATAGAGATATTGCTTTGATGAAGACAATTAAAGTTGTGTTTCCAGAGAGGATTAATTTACTTTGTCAATTTTACATCAACAAAAATGTTCAAGTAAGATGCAAGCAATATGTTATGGATGACATGCAAAAGGAAATATACACACTATGGTGAAGTATCGCCAACGGTTGCAACAACTTGAATAAAATTGTATTGAATGTCGTTAGTTTATTGATTAAATGAAAGAGACATGGTTGACTTCTCATTGGCATAAATATGTTGGAGTATGGATCAACCATCCTCATAATTTTAAGTAATATATTGATGATATAGTTGACTCAATATGATGATATACTTGTTGTTGAAGCCACTGCATTATTGCATTTATTGAATTCACCCAAAAATAATTCAAAAGTATCGATATATTTACATAAAAAAAGAATTGATAACCTTACTCTATGTGGTAGGAAGCACCATATGAAAAATCGAAATTGCCCatttgatttcggaaatgcatctccaaacgTATCATGAGTCTCACTCAAACACTTTTCAACTGAGTCTCACCccatattttttacaaaatttattcCGGAGATGCATTTTCAGAACAACTCCATGTACATCCATTCCTCGGTAAACGCCTTCTTTTGACACAAATTGTTCTGGAGATGCAACTCCTTATTCACACCAACATAATTCGAAGATGCATATTCGAAATTACAACAGATAATAATTTTTTACTTTGGATCATAGATACTCTAATAAATTTGACCATATATGTCTCTTAACTATCATTTAATGActttttgttaatttattttaaaataaatttatttaaagtaGAATTTTTTGTAGTGGTATAAATATTACTAACACTAccttcaaaatttattttaatattttaaaataaacggAGTAAGATAAAAATTACatgtaattatttaaaaaattagagtTTAATTGTTATATACCGTGAGTGTAAAAGTTTTacattttcaattgtattacttaagaaattaaaataaaaatcaaacactACCAATTTATCAACGGTTATTATTAACTGACAGTATAAGTACTGTCAGtgcatttcaattaaattcaaaaaattataataaattaaaacaaaattggtATTCTTGGTAAATTTGAGACAAGGAATACATGGCATTATATTCCAATGAATTCTATTTCACATTTTATTTATgaattcaaataataaaatataaatttattcctTTCCGAAGTTTGTTTTATGAATTGTAATAATGAAATATAAAATGATTTGATTCCATTCCTTTTCAAGAATAGATAGATACATGTTAGTGAGTTTTACACAACAAAACCATGATACAATTCTCCAAACCCTAAATTGTTCCCAAAATCCCAATCAACCAACCCTATATTTCCTCCGAAAATTGCGATTCTCCAAACCCTGCCATTGTTCCAATCAACCAAATCCGATTCTCAAGAGAAGAAATGCGTTGATTCTCAAGTAAGAAGAAGGatttatttcattttcattttcttgtTTCATGGTATAATCATGTTTGTATTATCAATTTCCACTCTGTAATGTGTAGTTTACCATTATTGCTTTTGTCAATTGTTTTTCTGTGTTGGTTCTTACTTTCATAGCTGAACTGATGATAGTCAATTGTAGTGAAATCTGCTAAGTTCGGGGCGGAGTTTGATATTTAGAATTTGTTTGCTTATAGCTCATTGCAAACATTTTTCCTTTTCAGAATTTTCAGTTCTGTTAAGGATATTACTTGTGTTGTGGGTTTCTAGAACAAGTTGAAAAAAATGGAACCAGATCGAAAACACACTTTAAGTTTTAAGTTTGAGCAGCCTGATTTGAAGAGTTTAATAGACCTTGGCAATCAAATGACACAAAGTTATCGAGACGTTTTTGTTAGTAGGTATGGGAACATCCTTGACCTCTTGACTGTAGATGTGAAGACGAGTGCCCTCGTTGCATTAGCCTAGTACTACGACCCTCCTCTTAGATGCTTCACTTTTAAAGATTTTCAATTAGCTCCAACGTTGGAAGAGTTCGCACTAATCATGGGTTATTCCTTAGAGAAAGGAAATCCATTCCGAGGAATTGGACAAGTCCCTGCACCCAAAACAATTGCTAAAGTACTCAATATTGACATAAGCAAGATAGAGAAAAAAGGGGCGCTTCAAGTTCAAGGATTTTCAAGAAAATACCTAGAAAAAAAGGCTCAAGATCTGGTCGGTGAAAACCAATGGGATGCTTTCATAGATGTGTTGGCTCTCATTATCTATGGTATAGTGTTATTCCCAAACATGGAAAATTTTGTGGATATGGCTGCTATTAGTGTTTTTCTGGGCTATAAGCAACACAACGCGAATCCAGTTCCCGCAGTTCTTGCTGATGTATACTACACTCATCATGTGCGAGTACAAAAGAAACGTGGAATGATTGTATGTTGTCTCCCCGTGTTGTATACGTGGCTTATATCTCACGTGGGTAGTTGTTTTGTCGAAGCCAAAACTAGATCCGCATGGGCTCAAATCCTAGATGACCTTAATGAAGATTCAGTTTTATGGTATCCACAAGAACAAAGGGTGGAAGAAGTAATTTACAGGTGCGGGCAGTTTCCTAATGTGCCTCTTATTGGAACCAAAGGATGCATTAATTACAACCCGAGTTTAGCTTTGAGGCAGCTTGGCTATCCAATAGTAGATAAACCTGCAGATCTATTATTGAAGGATTTTGTTTTGCATGACATGGGTAAAGAAGACGCAGAGATGTTACGGAGTATAAATCGAGCATGGAAAAAGATCCACAGAAAAGGGCAAGAGCTTAGACGCACAAGTTATGGTGTAAAGGGTACTTATTCTCAATGGGTCAAGGACAGGGTTAAAGAGATCAAGTTACCCTGGGTTAGAAGGCCTGAAGTAGTTGAAGAAACACCAGTTCAATCTGTTAACATTAATGAGGAAGTATCACCTCTAAAGGCGGAGGAAGAAATTAAGAATttgcaagaagagttaaaaagGGTCCGTGAAGCATATGAGGCAGCACAGAGTGAAAATGAGATTTCCCTTGAAAGAGCAAATAAGAGAGCAAAAGTGGAGGAAGAATGTCAGATCAAAATCCAGCACAATCTACAAGCTTCTAATGAACAATTGAAAAATTTGTTAAAGGTTTCAAAGATAGCTGAAATGAATATGCAAAGAGAGCTTGAAGATTTGAAAGAACAACTCAAGAAGGTGACAGCTGAGTACGAAAGTCAAGTCAAATATGAGAGGCAGCAAAATGAAGAAATGCAAGGAATACTTACAGAGTACCAAGATGCTCTAAGAAAAGCAGTGGAAGATTTAAGTGAgcataaaaaatttattgaagaTTTATTGAATATCAAGAGAGAATTTCCAACACCTTGAAGAATGCAAGTAAGTAGTGTTTTTAATAAGTTATGCGGATGTGCCAGTGTGTTTTTTTCTATTGTTTTAGAACACGAGCTTACGTAATTTTGTATTAGCAAAATTATTAGGGGCTAAGTTTGGATAATCACATTTTGTTTAGACTAGAAGGGATTATGAGTGATTGAATAGGACCTTATTTAGTGTTAGAACAGAATAGGAGCATAATTAAGTTTTTTCGAGATAAAATGAAAGCTGGTCATTCATACAGCAAATACACTGATTGATCTCTTAGGCCTCCTATAAAGATGGGACCATATTATATCATATGAAGGTTCAGCCACCTCTTTTGTTTATAAATCTATAAGACAATTTGAGTTGATTCTCCAACTAACTATTCCTGTAAATTGGGAAGCGTACACTTtgctctttctttcttgaattttttttgtgACAATTGCTTTAGAGATTTTGTTCTGTTTAATGCTTTATGTTTGTTGACTATTATTAGAGCACTTGGAAATAGTtatgaaattaattaaatttctgcTTGTTTAGGACACAGTCGAATGGTTCAATTAGTCTTGGTAGTTAAGGAGTTTATAGGAGAGTGATTAATTATGTTTTAGTGGTTAGGATTGTCAGTGAGTGGTTGAAAGATAGCTTTGAGGAGTGGTTTCATTTTAGCGCGGCTATTCTTCTAAATGGTTTCTGTGCTTGGTGATATCTAGTTCCATCATCAATTTTTGACATGCTTTGTGATATATAGTTCCATCCTAGGTTGTTAATCGCAGATAGCGGCGCGTAGCGCCGGACCTCCCAAATGCTATAGCGGCATAGCATGATGACTGCTATTGTGAGCTTTTAAAAATCAAGGTAAATACCTAATATGAAAGCATAAATGTTAAAATAGGTTCTAACAACATACATAAATACTAAAAATAGGTTCTACCAACATACATAATGACTTGAAACCAAAAGTTGCAACATACATAAACCAAACATAATGACTCAAATTAGGAATGTACTCAAAAAGACTAAATCAGATTCTAAACGTAAACAAAATGACTAAATCACATTCGTCTCATCTTCACTTCTAAGTTCCACCGCAATTATATCATGTTGCTCATCACTTGATTCAATTTCAAacacttcttcttccacttcCAACTCCTCATCTCCGTTAGACACTAATGTAGCAAGGTATTAAACTTAAACTTGCAGAAGATGATGATGCCATGGTTCCTAATTAGATGTGAATGGATGGGAAAAAGATGAATAGATGAGGAGGAAAGTGGAAATAGGGTTGAGAAAGATTGATGTTtgttgtgaagagaagagaaaacgTTGAACTTGCTGTGAagagaaggagaaggagaaggagAACTTGCCGTGAAGAGAAAAAGTGGAAGCGTGATGTGAAAACAGGGGAGAAGGAGAATGGCTGCTGATTTGAGCGA from Vicia villosa cultivar HV-30 ecotype Madison, WI linkage group LG4, Vvil1.0, whole genome shotgun sequence encodes the following:
- the LOC131594367 gene encoding uncharacterized protein LOC131594367 — encoded protein: MGYSLEKGNPFRGIGQVPAPKTIAKVLNIDISKIEKKGALQVQGFSRKYLEKKAQDLVGENQWDAFIDVLALIIYGIVLFPNMENFVDMAAISVFLGYKQHNANPVPAVLADVYYTHHVRVQKKRGMIVCCLPVLYTWLISHVGSCFVEAKTRSAWAQILDDLNEDSVLWYPQEQRVEEVIYRCGQFPNVPLIGTKGCINYNPSLALRQLGYPIVDKPADLLLKDFVLHDMGKEDAEMLRSINRAWKKIHRKGQELRRTSYGVKGTYSQWVKDRVKEIKLPWVRRPEVVEETPVQSVNINEEVSPLKAEEEIKNLQEELKRVREAYEAAQSENEISLERANKRAKVEEECQIKIQHNLQASNEQLKNLLKVSKIAEMNMQRELEDLKEQLKKVTAEYESQVKYERQQNEEMQGILTEYQDALRKAVEDLSEHKKFIEDLLNIKREFPTP